The Quercus robur chromosome 3, dhQueRobu3.1, whole genome shotgun sequence DNA segment GAAGTACAAGtgtctaaaaaataaaacttgtacaTCTGATTGGAAAGTGAGGGGAAAGGCAGTGTAAGTACCAGCTCAACAACCTGTTTGGATGCACCAAAATCTGCAAGTTTAATGCATCCTTTATTATCTACAAGAATATTTGCCCcctgaaattaaagaaataatgaGTCAAGGAAAAAGGACCCCTTTTTGCGCATATGTCACTAACAGGATAAGGAACAGCACCTTAATGTCCCTATGCATGATTCCATTTCTGTGTAAATACTCCAGTCCTAATAACAACTGTTTTGTGTATGTTCTTATAACCTGCTTAACAAAACAGACCATAAGTTTTGCGTTTAAAACACTTACTTTCATTGATAATTGTTTTCTCTGTATATTTCTTGTATACAGAGATTTCTTTTATTAAAGTTtatcattcattaaaaaaaaacaccttaCAATATAAGTTGAGTATGCAAGAACTTACAGCCTCAGGGAAAGATCCAAATTTCCCCAAAAGTGAAGATATTGATCCACCAGGGACAAACTCCAACAGAATATTTAAGGTTTCCTCCTCCCTCACGGTACCCAAATATCTCTAATGGACCCAAACAAAGTACACTATCAGAGGAGTGAAAGGCTTCTTCTATTTAATGAATAATAGAAGGTCATACTCACAACAATGTTAGGATGGGAGAGATTCTTTAGAAGCTTCACTTCTTCCTCAAGCTCCCTGATATGTGCCTAGTGATAGCATTAATATTAAGTATTCagtaaattaatattagatAACCAATAAACGTGACCAATCATCACAATTTCCAActtcacaaaataaaaagaccTGATACATGCACAGCCATTAATTAGGACCAGAGAAATCAATCCTCTATTGCTGAATTGTTGTCTTCAGTTTcaaatatgggaaaaaaaaatgtaatgcaaaataaaatcaataatcTTCACTCAATGAAGCATCACAAAACTATCTGGCATAGCTGAGAAATATCTGTCAATCCTTTTGGAAGAAAACACAATGGAGCATAAAGTTTTGAATCTAAACATCTTAATTTAAACTATCTCCCAACAATAAACAGAAGATAAACTAAAACAAAACGCAGAAGGAAGTAGAAACAAACCAACATCTATAACTGTTATACAGGGCCTGCTCTCCCACCAGGCCACTTAGCAAATGCCTAAGACCCCCCCAAGTGGAATAAGGCCCCATTATTTTGGTCCTTCAGTATAATACTGCATATATAAATATCATACCCATTGACTTATAAAAGAATAAACACAGTTCTTGTCTAGctaacaatgaaaaaaataaaaaactcacaTACTCTTTttttgcatctctctctctctccttcttaaAAGTCTTTccatcaaatattttaataaattaattaattaataataataatcatcatcatcatcatctttacatcaattacccaaaaaaaatctaccATTCATTCCATCAAAGGCcctgtaattttgttttttctcatgTTTTCTAAAACATCATATTTATTCTCATATTGATAGTATAGATTTCTTTTCAGAACTAACATTTCAAAAGAAGTTTTACAAATAAACGAAAATACTCTAATTAACATACTAATTTATATAACAAGGCTATATTCTTTTCCAAATATATGTATTGCTTATAGAATTTCATTGTTACAGTTGCTTctacaagaaaaaaacaaaacaaaacaaaacaaaattcaaaatgatAAAACCCTATCTAAGATCAGCATTACAAAAAATTGGAGCTATATTATTACTTAATTTACTTGAAAAAGAGAAGTTAGCAAAACTCGAATACAAAAACTTAACTTTTATTTTGCATCTCTACTACATTGTTGCATCTCATAAGCAAGAAGAATGAATATTATAGGGAAAAAAACTCAGCTTAAAATTGTCCCATTAAACCTCCAATTGTATCCCGCCAACCCTGCTGTTAGTATATTGCATTTCTAGggataagaaagagaaaggctAACAATCAAGTGAATCTACTACTTCTAAATCTAAACGCCTTAGTTGATGACTTAAATTGTTCAGCAGTCAGAACATAATGAAACCTAATAATGGCAAATTTTGCTTTTTTCCTCTCTCAGTAACAAAATAGTAAAAGAGATAATGCATAAACTCCACAATATCaatacaaaatcaaatacaaagcACTTGATATCAAATGCAGCACACTAAAAACAGGAAATTGGAAATCAAACCTGAGCTTTCTCCTTTGAAGCGCTATTTTCTGCAATCAGAACCTGGACAAGAACAAGCACGAAACAGCTAAAATCAGATTCCACATCCATCAAAAAGAAACAATAACAAAACACtaaattaaccaaaaaccaCTAGAACCAAAAAGAAGACAATCCAGATACAATAACTCCAAAACTAAAATTAGCAAAAACCCATTATAGAACCTGCAACAAAGAAAGAACTCagaatcaaaatccaaaatccaaatttaaCATAAACCCAGATGAAAATCAATCAGAAAAAAAACCCCTAAACTATCCTCCAAGTCCAAAATTAACCAAAACCCAGATGAAATCAACAAGAAAGAACCTCCccaaaattacttttttcaCTTGCAATACTAACCTCCAAACCCAATATCAACCAATACCCAGATaaaatcaaaaagagaaaacccCAAAAACTGACCTCCAAATCCAAAATTAACCAAAACCCAAATGAAGTCACCAAGAGAAAACCCCCCATTAAACTCACTTTTTCACCCCAAAATTAACCTCCAAACTCAAAATCTACCCAAACCCAGATAAAACCATCAAGATAAATCCCCAAAACTGATCTTCAAATCCAAAATTAACCAAAACCAAGATAAAATCAAcaatcaaaaaccccaaaaaactGGCCTCCAAAACCAAAACTAGCCAATACccaccaaaaatcaaaaagacaaaaaaccacaagaaagcaatatatataaagcaacctgTTTGACAGCTAGGAGCTCCCCGGAATCAAGATTCATGCCCATGTAGACGCGCCCAAATGCGCCGCAGCCGATCAACTCGCCTTTTCGCCATCGGATCGGTGGCGGTggcggaggaggaggaggagaagagaGTTTGGAGAAGACTCTGGATTTACGAATGCAAGAATTGATCTTGTCGACTAGTGGTAATGGCAGTGGTGAGTGTGACGGTGATGGTGACGGTGATTGCGATGATGGTGAATCATCGCTTTCTGGTGGGGCTGTACGGAACACCAGTGATCGACGGACTGATCCAAATATGTCCTGcattgtgtgtatgtatgtatgtatgtgtttctgacacagagagagagagagagagagtgagagtatTGGATTTGGGGTTACAGTGTGTGAGAAAAGCAGAGTGGagaaatatgagagagagagagaggagggaaAAAGGTGGGTgtgattgtttttgaaaaaagaaaaagaaaaataaaaatgaaatatagaaaaataatgggtttttttcttttttgtctctcCCTCAATCACAGTAAAGATGAAggacaaaagtttttttttttaattaaaaataggATTAattgcttcttccttctttttttcctttgattatGGTAAAGTTGCAATTTTCACCTTGGCTATAAGAACAATTTTATCGGTCATGTAAAACTAATATTTAATTTCCCTTGGACTGCCTAGTTCAATGGGGGAACTAGACCTTAAATCAGTCCGGTTAAAActagttaaaagttaaaattaagaacgtttctttcttttttgtgtgtaaaatccataaaaatgcaaaaaagataacaatattcttttttaatatgtttGCTTGAGAACAATTTATCtagttttttgtaaaaaaaatttgctaaaaatataattgtatatgTGTATTAATAATAGTTCAATTATTTTGCGACAATAGAATATTCAATCAATCACCGCCAATTGTCCTACATCTGGTAAGTGAAAAGAGGGAAACaccaaggggaaaaaaaataaaaatcaaagatttGAGTTACAACTTTaagaaaaagtaattttttggtAATGCAAAAAAGTGAATCTTGGTGAACCAAATGTGAAATGCTCTTAATATCTATAAGTAAGAGAGACattgtttaaatttgaaatttaatattattgtaattacattgtaataaaaaagaaaatgtatagtttactttttaaaatataaactattcaagttcaataaaaagtttatattttaccATTAAATTGATGCCGAACggaataatttaaaaaaaaaaaaaaagattttgtgaGAAAGACCATAGAAATTGACATGATTATTGACTTGTATAATATATGTAAgacaatttataattaaaatgtagtaaaatttgtagtagtttttacatcattctttttagcaatttggtgtaggtgggtgagaataaagaacaaaaaaatgagCCACAAAAATTATTTGTCTCAGTTGATTGAACAAAATTCCCTGTGatcaattgtaatttttttttttttacctaaaaagaaaaaacaaaaagactcCTCAAGCTAATGAGAATGAGACtagtttttaataattttaaagagaagagagagcaaTACTATAAAGGTAGGataaaacttaagtacaatacTTTAAGTGTTGTTTTTTAAATTCCCCTATTAAGATTCAATCATatgactacttaactaaaaaatatacttccattTCATGTCAAAAATATCCACTTAGATCAATTCCTAAGTCTTGCCCTTTAGTAAATCATGCTCTAAAACTTTGATTGAGAGCAAGCTCTATTTCAGGAGCCCAAGAGCCCCTCGTTTGGGCTGGTGGGTCCTAAAGCCCAtttatgtctctctctcaaaccaagCACCTCCAGTtgtagaatcttttttttttttgaaatattttgaagaATCTATTAGTCTGTTAGATTACAATTCAAGTTTCGTGTTATTATTTGTAATTCAAAGGTGATGATAGTCCCATTGAATTAAGTTTCTAGTTTCAATATATACTTATACTAATTCTGAGTCCTTTCTAAAAAGTGTGTTAATAATTTATGAGTCTAGTTAACGATACTCTTAGGATATTtggtaataaaaaattttaagaaagttttgatatcactcttatgagaaatataaaaaaactgtaaaaattaattaattattttttctcttcccataaaactttctaaaaatatttcctaaattaatatttttaggacatctattaacttttctcataatttatttctttgaagTTACTTTGGACTTAATTACGAAACTTTGATCTCATATTTTTCcactattaattatttatagaaAGTTAGAAAACAATAAATTCTATGTTATTATGTATTTGTTACTTTGTTTCGTTTgatatggaaaattattgtgtactctcggagtaccataaatgcatactccctcctctcacatgaatggtgggcttcactaattaaattcatggtgggacccattATTTATATGAAAGTGGAGAATACGTATTTATGATATTCCGAaagtacttaataattttccaatttgGTATAGACTGAAGTAATATTTGAGTTACGCTAATTagagattttaaataaaaagaagtttcTTGTCTTTAGTTCATTAATTTAATGCTTCTTGACGATATTTGTACAGAAAACTAAGAACCTCATCACTTCATCTCTAATGCGGGCTTGTGGGGGCTTCGTTTATctgtccaaaaaaaaacaagcaaCTAACATAAAGTTaactatttcaaaattttctagaaTTGACTCTGTATAAAGTCTATAAAGCTACCATGCCACTACATtatttgttctaaaaaaaagaactatTAGAACAAATAGTATTGTGTTCGATTCAACTGTTGGCATCCCTCAAGTAGTCCACAAAATGGTGTTGTCTCGGGTCCTCAACCTTGATTCTCCAATGCCCATCAGCCAAACTAGCTCTCCTAGCTATCCCTCTCCATTTCCTTATCCTTGCATCCATTTCCTTAGTGAGTCCACAATGTGGTTGCAAATTCTTTGGCATGGCCTCGAAAACTTGCCACCACCTCTTGTGGGCTGAGTCACTAGCAAACTGATGGTGATCCAACTTGTCCCAATTACAATCATAGTCCTTGTAACACATCCATGGCTTCAACCCCAAATATTGCATCGTATAACTATCCTCTGCTATCTCATGCTTCTCATTGCTCGACCCATCGAAAATTTTTAGCTGATTAAGCTTTGTAGGCAACCGGTGCCACCATGTAAAAGCTTCATTAAGAAATCCTTGTTCACCACCATTATATGACTCCAGCTTCAAACTCTTAGACAATAACTCCTTGAACATGCACAATGATGGTTCAATTACCATGACCCcagaattaaaaatcatcatatTATTTGTTGCAGCCGATACTTGTGGATGAACAAAGAATTTATCTATGTTCTTTAGGACTAAAAGATCAGCATCTATAAACATAACTTTGTCATACTCTATTAGTTGCCATATGCGTAGCTTGCTGTAGTTCCACTCATTATAAGAATCCTTTTCGGCAAATGGATTTTGGATGCGTTTGATGCGTTTAATCTTCCATCCGGCAGCTCTTAAGCCTCGGATGGACTCGGAACTAATGGAGTGATCAGCAAGGAGGACTAGGTCTTTGGTGGAGTTGCTCTGAATGATGCTTTGAGCTAAGGCTATTGCACCACAAACATAAGCTTCTGAAGAATGGAGGACTGTTGCATATGCCTTCTTATGGCGGTGTAAGGTAATGCTGTGATTCTGTTGTCTTGATTCTGACATAAAATTTCTCCACACCTCTTGACctaaaaaagtcaaaaactttaaaattgttATATAGTTTTAAAGTCTAATGTAGGATATTATTAAAATTGCTTGACAAAGGTTCTTGTTATGAGACGTGCTactagaattttttcttttgatctttttcaaaaaaaaaaaaatttataccatTCGATTGCTTCAATAAATAGGAGAGGAATGATTCAAATCTTggttttccttataaaaatgacaaatcaATGCTGAGCTACAACACTCTTAAGGTctttttcatattctttttaTGTAtgttaatttcaaaaaatttgaatcTTACACCCATCTATTTAATTCCATTCCACCCTTTTACTACTTGTTCAGACATTTGCAAGTAATTACTAAGAATACAAGCAATTCTCTCTTACCACAAGTGAGGGTTTTCAACCCAGAACCACTAAACCATAAGGCTCTTAGCCAAAAGAACAAGAAattgacacacacacacacacaaaaacaacagaAAACTTGTGATATTTTGGTTGCATCAATAAGCTAAGAGCcaaattaaaatgataaatgAAACTGTACAGAATGAGAAATATCATTATAATGGGCTCTATATTTTATtgttcctatatatatatatatatatatatgttgaaattataggttttttattttttttttatatcacaCTTTTAAGTGTCTCATTATGTGGAGTTTGTGTTTTTATGTcactatattatatatatatatatatatatatatgggttgtaTATATTGAAGACAGCAATgattgataaaatatatatatatatatatatatatatatatatatggagacgTGAATTTAACTTCTGAAATTGAAAGAGGGAAATCTATGTTGTCTTTTTACCAGAATATTAAACAAACTAgtaaaggattaaaaaaaagtaaatttaattatgtatgaagaTTTTATAAGGGCCTATGCAAATGGGTACCTAATCCTACAAATGAATCAGCTTCAATCTAAGGTGTCATGGCTCGGCCGTTTCAAAAATCGAACAAACGCTTTAAAGCATGAAATCCAACTAAGCAACTCTAACAAAAGTACTTCTCGAAAGCAATAGTTTGAAAGTCTTTTTCTATCGTTTGTTTTTTTAGGATTATTTATGTCAATTAATTAGTGTAGAGGGtgtattatatttatatctttatttGATGCGACTGCCACACACCCTTGGTGCATgggtcactccacaaatataagtgtttgtaAGGTGTAAGGGGCAAGGGTCAAAGTTCAAAtctcatacacatatacatttagattaagctagaatagaatttttatcttgtataatatatatatatatatatatatatttgagaaggCTATATAATACTAGTAAGATCTCTTATCTCCTTAcatcaaaaattaatatcatATCTAATGATAATGTAAAGAATTGTCAATGAGTTAATAGTCCAAAAGCGTAGTTGCAGGGTACCTGAAGAATGAAGAACCTATAAAGTATACCAACGTGATGCTGACCAAAGACCTTTTGAAGGTTAAGTTATTAACTCAATTATTTCCAATAACTCCAAAAATATgagagttaggaaattctatgTATCTTGGAGAATAGGAGGTTTGATATTTATAGAGTATACCAATGTGATGCTGACCAAAGACCTTTTGAAGGTTAAGTTAGTGACTCAATGATTTTTAATCACTCCAAAAATATTAGAGTTATGAAATTCTACGTACCTTGGAGAATAGGAGGTTTGATATTTATATAGTGAAATAGAAATGACCAAGTTTCCATGAATTTAGGCTTATCCCTTATAGGGAGCGTAGTGGAGTTAATACTCGAGATCCTTGGGTCTGACTTCCCATACTTAAAAGATACGAATCTGTAGAGGGATATTTGGGCGTATGTGCAAATTCTTTACATATGGAGATAGAGGCATGGAGGGCATACAAATGGTTTGGAGGACTAAGGATGTGTTTGGATaccatttattttgctgaaactaaaaaattattactgaaagtactgtaaataaaggtaaaagttaattgaaatagtacaatagaGTTCATGAATAatgccaaaaagtgcagtaagaCTTatgaataatagaaaaaataagttgaataataaaataatttttatttataatccCAATCCAAACTCACGCTAAGTGTAAGGAATCGTTCATCAAGGGTCATTCGTTCGCCATCATGGTGCATTGGACAAGTAGGCATCAGTGGGATTGCTTCAAAGATCACCAAATGTAGGTACCTGGCGATCCCTTTGTATGTGGGGTCCTCTAATTACATGACGAACCTTGTGTGTTAGGTTTATTTTGCATTGGTGAAAATATTCCCcttaatataataaagaaaaaaaaatcatgacgAAATGGATTTGAGCAGCTCCATTGGACCATACATAACTATCAACTTGcacatccattttttttaatcccctCATAcgtatttaattcttttttctaaCTGACTTATTCTGcttcttaccaaaaaaaagaggagtCTCATTCTGTTAAAgaacttaccaaaaaaaaaagcgaaaACTAATATGGAATGTCAATCCTGGTGACTAAAAAACACCAACTCAATTTGCTTTTGTCCAAAATATTGCCTATATGGGGAGATGGTCTATCCTTTAATAAAGTCTTAGTTATTTAATACAAGTTACAATAGTTATAACTCAATAATATTATACGAGAATTTTGACCACATCATTTCCCTGCGGtcatttcttttctcataagcCATCACTATCATGAtaacgaaaagaaaaaaaaaaatccaaaacataGCATGCTGAATTTGGAAAAGTTTGGCAGGTTAATTATCAGTTATGGAAAGAAAACTTTCCTTAATTGccaataaatattttgtaaatatattaatctcctcaatcaataatacaaaaagagatgggttcaagttacacctattTTAAACCATTGATTTCTCACATATCTAACGGTAGAAAAAATGCTAGTATTTATTGTTTTCCAACTCATCTCATCTAATTAATACTAGcatttttgtctctctcttatttattaaatataaccATTTATAAACatcttataataaaataaaagtcagCTAACTTCTCcgatctctatctctctcatttgtaccattaaagaaaaaatatctcTCGGTCAACTCTCAAACCCAAATGCAggttttctcccaaaaaaaaaaaaaaaaaacccaaatgcaGGAATTTATCGATGTCCATCACAAGAACATTTTCAATGATACTCAGCAATTTCAGTGAAATCGAGAGCCATTATTTGCGACTACCTCACTGACTACATGCCCACGGcccaaatatttaataaataaacaccATGGGAAAGGGGAAAGGGATAAGCAAGCCAAAGTCACTGCCGCCTTGCCCAAAGATGGCTAGGAAGACCAAGCTCAAGTCGCCTTGGCCCATAATAAGTAGGGGAAAactttaaagtaaaaaatattgggatttatttagattttagaaaaaaagatggttttattttgtaggagaaaaatcaaacaaggtttgtttAGATTAGACATATAAAAAGGAATTCTTTGGtacccaataaaaatttatttccagAGGCTCTAGCAAAGTTCTTGTTGAAAAGTCGTCATCTTTGTTTTCTCTCCCTACCTGATACATAGCTTCACAATTTCctgtttcattgttttttttagttttggatGTAATCCAAGTTCTTAGTTATCGGTGATTTTGCAATTCCTTTTTATTTCCCTAAAGGTTAAGATGCTTATAAATGTAATAATACTTTTTTATCTCCCTAAATGTTAAGATACTtataaatgtaataaataaGAGAGCGACTAAAATGCTAGTATTAATTAGATGAGATGAGTTGGAAAGCAATaaatactagttttttttttctaccgtTAGATATGTGAGAAATCAATGGTTTAAAATAGGTGTAACGCTTTtgaagttacaccaggtgtaacttgaacccatctcatacaaaaatacataaataagtGGTAGAAATT contains these protein-coding regions:
- the LOC126719239 gene encoding putative UDP-glucuronate:xylan alpha-glucuronosyltransferase 4; this encodes MGSKTSSSTRAKPFIFFLLFLSSSLFFTVLTFRPKPKFINTHGLQHQAKISNGFNLIPKEFKGKNVKVGLVNIVGDRIEATYRLLGLSEPKTETVKVRFDHVSKDLTWRDFFPEWIDEDEKWASPKCPEIPLPRKEDYEDLDVVIARTPCDKVKENKGIRDVFRLQVNLVVANLVVRNGWLSPDVNRTVYAVFIGSCEPMVEIFRCDDLVMHRGDLWVYKPELRRLKQKVLMPFGSCQLAPSYAQTGQEVWRNFMSESRQQNHSITLHRHKKAYATVLHSSEAYVCGAIALAQSIIQSNSTKDLVLLADHSISSESIRGLRAAGWKIKRIKRIQNPFAEKDSYNEWNYSKLRIWQLIEYDKVMFIDADLLVLKNIDKFFVHPQVSAATNNMMIFNSGVMVIEPSLCMFKELLSKSLKLESYNGGEQGFLNEAFTWWHRLPTKLNQLKIFDGSSNEKHEIAEDSYTMQYLGLKPWMCYKDYDCNWDKLDHHQFASDSAHKRWWQVFEAMPKNLQPHCGLTKEMDARIRKWRGIARRASLADGHWRIKVEDPRQHHFVDYLRDANS